Proteins from a genomic interval of Nematostella vectensis chromosome 12, jaNemVect1.1, whole genome shotgun sequence:
- the LOC5506122 gene encoding uncharacterized protein LOC5506122 translates to MSKLLLRLSLLQALCLHLASSSCPKFKLDSSDDWKYPGGVINYTLTVSLCAGTTVPIIARFKLPSNNTAVMRIAKCDITIDKTQVTFTGSDAVIMTSSQGDGVIDEANVDLKNATATGASDIRLDCWVQLMSTPSNGLKNWVSAGVEYTNGSIWVAQLAFKAFVPWITRPVLIVTTAIQEQATDDVLQGSLVLNVTVSHDTAKTTAEASDVFVRISTPKFLTYASKEGSEELVSNTVHTLTLKIPSLSFSSKSQFNVTYQIDPTKTMADGKVHRGSLLVRANCCEKKVALKKIKAFKFYVPRAACDAALGMASGTITDAMLSASSEATAIGAAVKGRLNNLNAWIPFIHNKWQFFQINFGAMKKVGRLAVQGRGTGYNDDIDAYVKSVSFYSSLDCAQWKPVKRGGKTRVFRANKDRTRTAVIPLGEEVEGKCFRIEPKSWNTQINMRVELYGCASSAADPAGFVAMAARMFLLDTTSNFLFFCAPRVDRKPQDPSCFYTKNNGESYYAIDPIVLNIKYLDPTKKLLYGIGNNGLKLACAADAVSEWGVIADAEYTAASSASGVLQAKSADHLTTTASGAQPLAADQLALTSGQTWGATGEGLHYKASSSWALKATWY, encoded by the exons atgtcaaaactgCTACTCCGCCTAAGTCTTCTTCAAGCTCTGTGTCTTCACTTG GCCTCCTCGTCCTGTCCGAAATTTAAGCTGGACAGCTCGGACGACTGGAAATACCCTGGAGGCGTAATTAACTACACCCTGACGGTATCCCTGTGTGCCGGAACAACCGTGCCAATCATTGCGCGCTTCAAGCTTCCCTCCAACAACACCGCAGTCATGCGCATAGCGAAATGTGACATTACCATCGATAAGACCCAGGTCACCTTCACCGGGAGTGACGCGgtcattatgacgtcatcacaggGCGATGGAGTCATCGACGAAGCAAACGTGGATTTGAAGAATGCTACAGCGACTGGGGCGAGTGACATCAGATTGGATTGTTGG GTTCAATTGATGAGCACTCCCTCTAACGGACTAAAGAACTGGGTGAGCGCCGGTGTGGAGTACACGAATGGGTCTATCTGGGTTGCTCAACTGGCGTTTAAAGCCTTCGTGCCATGGATAACCCGGCCAGTGCTGATCGTCACTACGGCGATACAAGAACAGGCGACGGATGACGTTCTACAAGG ATCTCTAGTCCTGAATGTGACAGTAAGTCATGACACCGCCAAGACAACAGCTGAGGCAAGCGATGTCTTTGTGCGAATCAGCACCCCAAAATTCCTGACCTACGCATCCAAGGAGGGGTCCGAGGAGCTAGTCAGCAACACTGTTCATACACTGACATTGAAG ATTCCAAGTCTGAGCTTTTCATCCAAAAGTCAGTTCAATGTGACATATCAGATCGATCCGACCAAAACAATGGCTGACGGGAAGGTCCACAGGGGCTCACTGCTCGTTCGCGCCAACTGCTGCGAAAAGAAGGTCGCGCTGAAGAAGATAAAGGCCTTCAAATTCTACGTACCAC GAGCCGCTTGCGACGCTGCCCTTGGTATGGCCAGCGGTACTATCACAGATGCCATGCTCTCCGCATCTTCCGAGGCCACTGCTATCGGAGCTGCTGTGAAAGGCAGACTCAACAATTTAAACGCCTGGATTCCATTCAT acACAACAAATGGCAATTCTTCCAGATCAACTTTGGAGCGATGAAAAAGGTTGGCCGTTTGGCTGTGCAGGGCCGAGGGACCGGGTACAATGACGATATCGATGCGTACGTTAAAAGCGTCTCATTCTACTCCAGCCTCGATTGCGCGCAATGGAAGCCCGTGAAGCGTGGTGGGAAAACGAGG GTATTCCGAGCAAACAAGGATCGCACCAGAACTGCAGTCATCCCTCTCGGTGAAGAAGTTGAAGGGAAATGCTTCCGTATCGAGCCAAAAAGCTGGAATACCCAGATTAATATGAGGGTAGAGTTGTATGGGTGCGCCTCTTCTGCTGCTGACCCTGCAG GTTTTGTGGCTATGGCAGCTCGCATGTTTTTGCTGGACACCACCTCCAACTTCTTGTTCTTCTGCGCTCCAAGAGTGGACAG AAAGCCACAGGACCCAAGCTGCTTCTACACTAAGAACAACGGAGAATCTTACTACG CTATTGACCCCATAGTTCTTAACATCAAATACCTGGACCCAACGAAGAAACTGCTCTACGGTATCGGGAACAACGGACTGAAGTTAGCATGCGCAGCGGACGCTGTCTCGGAGTGGGGGGTGATCGCGGACGCAGAGTACACTGCAGCCTCCTCGGCCTCGGGCGTGCTGCAAGCTAAATCCGCTGACCACCTAACAACCACTGCATCCGGGGCACAGCCACTTGCCGCTGACCAGCTGGCCCTGACAAGCGGACAAACATGGGGAG CCACTGGCGAGGGACTCCATTACAAGGCGAGCTCATCTTGGGCTCTGAAGGCCACCTGGTACTAA